The following are encoded together in the Flavobacterium haoranii genome:
- a CDS encoding heavy metal translocating P-type ATPase — MTDKKSHQIEDVAECCRIEEKINKAEEEHAEDDGHDHDHTSKEKSTFQLFLPAIISFGLLLLAIGFDNYFTQSWFVGWVRIVWYVAAYIPVGLPVIKEAIQSIRKSDVFSEFLLMSIATIGAFAIGEYPEGVAVMLFYAIGEIFQSLAVQRAKRNIKSLLDQRPDEVTIIKNNIAKTIKAESAKIGDIIQLKAGEKLGLDGELISDKASFNTAALTGESKPDSKLKGETVLAGMINLNSVSQVKVTTAYTDSKLSKILEMVQEATSKKAPTELFIRKFAKIYTPIVVFLAIGICLVPMLFVENYVFNDWLYRALIFLVISCPCALVISIPLGYFGGIGAASKNGILFKGSNFLDVMASIQNVVMDKTGTMTEGVFKVQEVVFKSEFDQKEILQLVNAIESQSTHPVATAIHDFVGEIDSKISLKEVKEIAGHGLKASANGKELLVGNFKLMDKFSIKYDIDPSSIVYTLIAVAYDNKFVGYLTIADSIKEDAQRTIDKLKVLGIKTTMLSGDKNNVVQFVAQKLGITNAFGDLLPEDKVNKVKEIIAKNQTVAFVGDGVNDAPVVALSNVGIAMGSLGSDATIETADVVIQDDKPSKIPIAINIGKQTKKIVWQNITLAFTVKAIVLILGAGGLATMWEAVFADVGVALLAILNAVRIQRMKF, encoded by the coding sequence ATGACAGATAAAAAATCACACCAAATAGAAGACGTTGCAGAATGCTGTAGAATTGAAGAAAAAATCAATAAAGCAGAAGAGGAACATGCAGAAGATGATGGACATGATCATGACCATACTTCTAAAGAAAAATCTACCTTCCAATTATTTTTACCAGCAATAATAAGTTTCGGGTTATTATTGTTGGCTATTGGTTTTGATAATTATTTTACCCAATCTTGGTTTGTGGGTTGGGTTAGAATAGTTTGGTATGTTGCAGCCTATATACCAGTCGGACTCCCAGTTATAAAAGAAGCCATACAAAGTATTCGTAAAAGTGATGTATTCTCTGAATTTTTACTAATGTCTATTGCTACTATAGGGGCTTTTGCTATTGGTGAATATCCTGAAGGTGTAGCGGTAATGCTATTTTATGCCATTGGAGAAATTTTTCAATCATTGGCAGTACAAAGAGCCAAAAGAAATATAAAATCATTATTAGATCAAAGACCTGATGAAGTTACTATTATAAAAAATAATATAGCCAAAACAATAAAAGCCGAAAGTGCTAAAATTGGAGATATAATCCAACTTAAAGCTGGAGAAAAATTAGGACTAGATGGTGAATTAATATCAGATAAAGCTTCCTTCAATACAGCAGCTCTTACGGGAGAAAGTAAACCAGATTCAAAACTAAAAGGAGAAACAGTTTTAGCAGGAATGATTAATTTGAATTCGGTTTCTCAAGTTAAAGTAACAACAGCTTATACAGATAGTAAATTATCAAAAATTCTTGAAATGGTGCAAGAAGCAACATCTAAAAAAGCTCCAACCGAATTATTCATTAGAAAATTTGCTAAAATCTACACACCTATTGTGGTGTTTTTAGCAATTGGAATATGTTTAGTGCCAATGCTTTTTGTAGAAAATTATGTTTTTAACGATTGGTTGTATAGAGCTTTAATTTTCTTGGTAATTTCATGTCCTTGTGCATTAGTTATTAGTATTCCATTAGGATATTTTGGTGGAATTGGAGCAGCTTCTAAAAACGGAATCCTTTTCAAAGGAAGTAATTTTTTAGACGTAATGGCTTCTATTCAAAACGTAGTGATGGACAAAACAGGAACCATGACAGAAGGTGTTTTTAAAGTACAAGAAGTAGTTTTTAAATCGGAATTTGACCAAAAAGAAATACTTCAATTAGTAAACGCTATTGAAAGCCAAAGTACACATCCAGTAGCTACAGCTATTCATGATTTTGTTGGAGAAATAGATAGTAAAATCAGTCTTAAGGAAGTTAAAGAAATAGCTGGACACGGTTTAAAAGCTAGTGCAAATGGTAAAGAACTTTTAGTGGGAAACTTTAAATTAATGGATAAGTTTTCTATTAAATATGATATTGATCCATCAAGTATTGTGTATACACTGATTGCAGTGGCGTATGATAATAAATTTGTCGGTTACTTAACCATTGCAGATAGTATAAAAGAAGATGCACAGCGAACTATCGATAAACTAAAAGTATTAGGAATCAAAACTACTATGTTAAGTGGAGATAAAAATAACGTGGTACAATTTGTGGCTCAAAAATTAGGAATTACAAATGCGTTTGGTGATTTATTACCAGAAGATAAAGTAAATAAAGTCAAAGAAATTATAGCTAAAAACCAAACAGTAGCTTTTGTAGGTGATGGTGTTAATGATGCACCAGTAGTCGCTTTAAGCAATGTGGGTATAGCAATGGGAAGTTTAGGTAGTGATGCAACAATTGAAACGGCTGATGTAGTAATTCAAGACGATAAACCTTCAAAAATTCCAATAGCAATAAACATTGGAAAACAAACCAAGAAAATTGTTTGGCAAAATATCACTTTAGCTTTTACAGTAAAAGCGATAGTTCTAATTCTAGGTGCTGGTGGTTTAGCTACGATGTGGGAAGCGGTTTTTGCCGATGTAGGAGTCGCTTTATTAGCAATATTAAACGCTGTTAGAATACAAAGAATGAAGTTTTGA
- a CDS encoding heavy-metal-associated domain-containing protein, protein MKKSLVKIMIAITVLLSTTINAQTKNTKTEEIKVSGNCGMCKKTIEKAGNINDIATVVWNKETKIATVTYDESKTNKEEIAKRIAIAGYDSELAKAKDEDYDNLPGCCQYDRE, encoded by the coding sequence ATGAAAAAATCATTAGTAAAAATAATGATAGCAATCACAGTATTGTTATCTACCACTATAAATGCACAAACAAAAAACACAAAAACGGAGGAAATTAAAGTTTCAGGGAATTGTGGAATGTGTAAAAAAACGATAGAAAAAGCAGGAAACATCAATGATATTGCTACAGTAGTATGGAACAAAGAAACTAAAATAGCAACAGTAACATACGATGAATCTAAAACAAATAAAGAAGAAATAGCAAAGCGTATAGCTATAGCTGGATATGATTCAGAACTTGCCAAAGCAAAAGATGAGGATTACGACAACCTTCCGGGTTGTTGTCAGTATGACCGCGAGTAA
- a CDS encoding TolC family protein produces MRKILIISILFMAYNVVGQSINDYYTIAAENNPELKAKYKEFEAAMQKIPQVSSLPDPNLSMGYFISPVETRLGPQNMRFSLTQMFPWFGTLKAQKNAATLMAESKYQAFLNAKNQLYSQVATAYYPLYELLKLKDIEQENIKILESYKNIANAKFENGKGSLVDVLRVDIMIKDAQTNLEILNKKEPALTSWFNSILNRKYDEKIVVSKKIETIELPIEYRKDSIATNPILQELELKKQASEATIEVARKQGLPKLGVGLDYVFVGNGMNNFPDSGKDVIMPMVTVSLPIFRKKYDAAVTEAKLMQENYSFQKEAYENKLNGTYYKLVFELQKERDLLKLYEGQVITLSKSLSLLFAYYSNANKDFEEVLRMQQELLKYQKLQLSSISTFHVKLAELDYLTAKQF; encoded by the coding sequence ATGCGTAAAATACTAATAATATCAATTCTATTTATGGCATATAATGTTGTAGGGCAATCTATAAACGACTATTATACTATTGCGGCAGAAAATAATCCTGAATTAAAAGCAAAGTATAAAGAGTTTGAAGCAGCCATGCAAAAAATACCACAAGTGAGTTCTTTGCCCGATCCTAATCTTTCAATGGGGTATTTTATTTCACCCGTAGAAACAAGACTTGGCCCTCAAAACATGAGGTTTTCACTAACTCAAATGTTTCCTTGGTTTGGTACTTTAAAAGCTCAAAAAAATGCAGCAACTTTAATGGCAGAAAGTAAATACCAAGCCTTTTTAAATGCTAAAAATCAATTGTATTCTCAAGTTGCTACTGCTTATTATCCTTTGTATGAGCTATTAAAACTAAAAGATATTGAACAAGAAAACATCAAAATTCTAGAATCATACAAAAACATTGCCAATGCGAAATTTGAAAATGGTAAAGGAAGTTTAGTAGATGTCTTGCGTGTGGATATTATGATAAAAGATGCTCAAACTAATTTAGAAATTTTAAATAAAAAAGAACCCGCATTAACATCTTGGTTCAACAGTATTCTAAATAGAAAGTATGATGAAAAAATTGTTGTTTCTAAAAAAATAGAAACAATAGAATTACCCATAGAATATCGTAAAGATTCAATAGCTACTAACCCTATACTACAAGAACTAGAATTAAAAAAGCAAGCTTCGGAAGCTACAATTGAAGTAGCCAGAAAGCAAGGTTTGCCAAAATTAGGTGTTGGTTTAGATTATGTTTTTGTAGGTAACGGAATGAATAATTTTCCAGATTCGGGTAAAGATGTTATTATGCCTATGGTTACAGTTAGTTTGCCCATTTTTAGAAAAAAATACGACGCAGCAGTTACCGAAGCAAAATTAATGCAGGAAAATTATTCTTTTCAAAAAGAAGCTTATGAAAACAAATTGAACGGAACCTATTACAAACTTGTTTTTGAATTGCAAAAAGAAAGAGATTTGTTAAAATTATATGAAGGACAAGTAATAACACTATCCAAAAGTTTAAGTCTATTATTTGCCTACTACAGTAACGCCAATAAAGATTTTGAAGAAGTATTACGTATGCAACAAGAGCTTTTAAAATATCAAAAATTGCAATTGTCAAGTATAAGTACTTTTCATGTAAAATTAGCAGAATTAGATTATTTAACCGCAAAACAATTTTAA
- a CDS encoding efflux RND transporter periplasmic adaptor subunit, whose product MNIDKKTKILLAVTLLVGLLLGALLFGGSSEEKDENKTDASSKTETWTCSMHPQIRQPEPGDCPICGMDLIPLEAGNEDIDPDAISMSESAMIIAGISTYKVGNTDGVKEISLNGKVEVNERTVYSQSSHIPGRIEKIQVSFVGEYVKKGQVVAYVYSPELASAQQELIEAYSVKEIQPQLFESVKMKLKNWKVSDATINSIISSGKTQDRFPIYADVSGYIIKKNVELGDYLQKGQTLYDVADLSTVWVLFEIYESDMSWVKKGNKINYTVASFPGETFSGTIAFIDPFINPMTRIAKARVEVANSGLKFKPEMFATGTLKTKVVGNKATLSVPKSAVMWTGKRSIVYIKNETDKGITFKLREVTLGPLLGNDYIIEEGLKVGEEIVANGTFNVDAAAQLAGKPSMMNLEGGKVNTGHNHGDSSMPMNEDKKAALKADKTTISAEAKKSLQPLYKDYFEFKDALTKDDFNSAKKALLAFEKSFNKINMSVFKGESHKVWMNYQTELKKQTLHATHIKNIKELRMTFEPISNVMIAMTKAFNPLTESAYVQFCPMANSDKGANWLSKENKVVNPYFGASMIKCGEVKETIK is encoded by the coding sequence ATGAACATAGATAAAAAAACAAAAATACTATTAGCAGTAACTTTATTAGTTGGGCTATTATTAGGAGCTTTGTTATTTGGTGGAAGCTCTGAAGAAAAAGATGAAAATAAAACAGATGCTTCATCAAAAACAGAAACATGGACCTGTTCTATGCATCCACAAATTAGACAGCCAGAACCAGGTGATTGTCCTATATGTGGAATGGATTTAATCCCGTTAGAAGCTGGTAATGAAGATATTGACCCAGACGCAATTAGTATGTCGGAATCAGCCATGATTATTGCAGGAATTTCTACTTATAAAGTAGGAAATACCGATGGTGTTAAAGAAATTTCACTTAATGGAAAAGTTGAAGTTAATGAAAGAACCGTTTATAGCCAATCATCACATATACCTGGTCGAATCGAAAAAATTCAAGTTTCGTTTGTAGGTGAATATGTAAAAAAAGGTCAAGTAGTAGCTTATGTGTATTCTCCAGAGCTAGCTAGTGCACAACAAGAACTTATTGAAGCCTATAGTGTAAAAGAAATTCAGCCACAATTATTTGAATCGGTAAAAATGAAATTGAAAAACTGGAAAGTTTCAGACGCTACCATAAACAGTATTATTTCTTCAGGAAAAACACAAGATAGATTTCCTATTTATGCTGATGTTTCAGGATATATTATTAAGAAAAATGTAGAGCTTGGCGATTATCTTCAAAAAGGGCAAACCTTATATGATGTTGCTGATTTGTCAACCGTTTGGGTACTTTTTGAAATTTACGAATCGGATATGAGTTGGGTTAAAAAAGGAAATAAAATTAACTATACAGTAGCATCTTTTCCAGGAGAAACATTTTCAGGAACAATTGCATTTATTGACCCATTTATAAACCCAATGACACGAATCGCGAAGGCAAGAGTTGAGGTAGCTAATTCTGGATTAAAATTCAAACCAGAAATGTTTGCAACGGGTACTTTAAAAACTAAAGTAGTTGGCAATAAAGCGACATTAAGTGTTCCTAAATCAGCTGTAATGTGGACAGGAAAACGCTCTATTGTTTATATTAAAAATGAAACCGATAAGGGAATAACATTCAAACTACGTGAAGTGACATTAGGACCATTATTAGGAAATGACTACATAATTGAAGAAGGTTTAAAAGTTGGTGAAGAAATAGTAGCAAATGGTACTTTTAATGTAGATGCAGCTGCACAATTAGCAGGAAAACCTAGCATGATGAATCTTGAGGGCGGAAAAGTAAATACAGGCCACAATCATGGGGATTCTTCTATGCCAATGAATGAAGATAAAAAAGCAGCATTAAAAGCAGACAAAACAACGATTAGTGCAGAAGCCAAAAAGAGCTTACAACCATTATATAAAGATTATTTTGAATTTAAAGATGCCTTAACAAAAGACGATTTTAATTCAGCTAAAAAAGCTTTGTTAGCATTTGAAAAATCTTTTAATAAAATAAACATGAGCGTATTTAAAGGAGAATCTCATAAAGTATGGATGAATTATCAAACAGAGTTGAAAAAACAGACACTTCATGCTACACATATTAAAAACATTAAAGAATTAAGAATGACTTTTGAACCTATATCAAATGTTATGATAGCAATGACAAAAGCTTTTAATCCTTTAACTGAGAGTGCATACGTTCAGTTTTGTCCTATGGCTAATAGTGATAAAGGTGCAAATTGGTTAAGTAAAGAGAATAAAGTAGTTAATCCATATTTTGGAGCTTCAATGATAAAATGTGGAGAAGTAAAAGAAACAATTAAATAA
- a CDS encoding DUF3347 domain-containing protein, which produces MKKVIGILAVALLSVTISCKDNKQEDQKEEMHNEMSDNHTKYACPMKCEGDKMYDKAGSCPKCGMDLEAVEAHDHSEMNHEEGHDHGNSESTESEITQNNSKNTATSAILDAYFEIKNGLVADSKEKTANGGNSLLTAISKFDMSKLSGETHKEYMEIAESAKEHAEHIVKSPIDHQREHFEALSIDITDIVALLGTDKVVYQDFCPMANNNKGASWLSEVKEIKNPYFGSKMLKCGTIKKQIN; this is translated from the coding sequence ATGAAAAAAGTAATCGGAATTTTAGCAGTAGCGTTATTAAGCGTAACAATCTCTTGTAAAGACAACAAACAAGAAGATCAAAAAGAGGAAATGCATAATGAAATGAGTGATAATCATACAAAATATGCATGTCCAATGAAATGTGAAGGAGATAAAATGTATGATAAAGCAGGTTCATGTCCAAAATGTGGAATGGATTTAGAAGCTGTTGAAGCACATGATCATTCAGAGATGAATCATGAAGAAGGACATGACCATGGTAATAGCGAAAGTACAGAAAGTGAAATCACTCAAAACAATTCAAAAAACACTGCTACTTCAGCGATACTTGATGCTTATTTTGAAATCAAAAATGGTTTAGTAGCAGACAGTAAAGAGAAAACAGCAAATGGAGGAAATTCTCTTTTAACAGCTATTTCTAAATTTGATATGTCAAAATTATCAGGTGAAACACATAAAGAGTATATGGAAATTGCAGAAAGTGCAAAAGAACATGCAGAGCATATTGTAAAAAGTCCTATCGATCATCAAAGAGAGCACTTCGAAGCTTTAAGTATAGATATTACAGATATAGTAGCACTTCTTGGAACAGATAAAGTTGTGTATCAAGATTTTTGCCCAATGGCAAATAATAATAAAGGAGCATCTTGGTTAAGTGAAGTGAAAGAAATTAAAAACCCATATTTTGGTTCAAAAATGCTAAAATGTGGAACTATAAAAAAGCAAATTAACTAA
- a CDS encoding heme-binding domain-containing protein → MKISKIILLILLIVFVGIQFIPTKRNQSESVPNTDFMIVNNVPNNIKATLQTSCYDCHSNNTSYPWYNTVQPVAWFLENHIEEGKAELNFSEWDNYSNRRKKSKLKSIVSQIKDNKMPLSSYTFIHKNTIISNNQKKEIIAWINEIDTN, encoded by the coding sequence ATGAAAATTTCTAAAATCATCTTACTGATTTTACTGATTGTGTTTGTGGGAATTCAATTTATTCCCACAAAACGCAATCAAAGTGAAAGTGTACCCAATACTGATTTTATGATAGTTAATAATGTGCCTAATAATATTAAAGCTACATTACAAACTTCTTGTTACGATTGCCACAGTAATAACACGTCCTATCCGTGGTACAATACAGTACAGCCTGTAGCTTGGTTTTTAGAAAATCATATCGAAGAAGGTAAAGCAGAATTAAACTTTAGTGAATGGGATAACTACTCAAACAGAAGAAAAAAAAGTAAATTAAAATCCATTGTTAGTCAAATTAAAGATAACAAGATGCCTTTAAGTTCGTATACATTTATTCATAAAAATACCATTATTTCAAATAATCAAAAAAAAGAAATTATAGCTTGGATTAATGAAATAGACACTAATTGA
- a CDS encoding multicopper oxidase domain-containing protein, with product MTKIKYIIILLLFTLNSIFGQSEEGNIDNLPVHEYTITLKEELVSKAGKQVKGMTVNGTIPGPTLEFTEGEYAVIYVKNEMSVETSVHWHGLLLPNFYDGVPYLNTPPIEAGQTQKYEFPIKQSGTYWYHSHTMLQEQSGVYGSIVIKPKTKILNYDKDLVLVLSDWTNEKPMNVLRNLKRGNEWYNIKKGTATPLNQVIARGGFSAQLNFWRQRMESADIADVYYPAFLINGKQSIEYPEFKPGEKVRLRIIDGSASTSFWMTFGGETPLLVAADGNDVVPVKKNKTFIAVAETYDFIVIIPESGKIEYKITAQDGSGTATAYLGKGTVLPATEIPKPDKIGMMKKMSKMKMKMGAHALKFQPNKDERFEMKDEYGMHMEGMSGMNMDKMEGMKMDNMKSKDSMNMNHSKMDGMKMENDDKMQGMDMYAEYNYDYLKSPEKTNYDKNVPVKEVLLNLTGNMNRYIWSLNGVPLSEADKIKISSKEVTRITFNNLTMMHHPMHLHGHFFRVINENGDYSPLKHTVNVPPMQKVVIEFYGNNGDEYGDWFFHCHILYHMMGGMARIVSYDTPRNPKMKEYPEQKLINETNKWYSWGMINAASHTTGFNLMTSNLRNQFNASLEYGWNKNLETEFTYERYLHDYLRVFGGVNIENENEKSLDQFKTTAVAGIRFLTPYLFSLDARIDNELRPRFSLGRSIMIFPKLSIFGYYEYQLDLGIVNNLPSNRNYSSETVWSAGASYILSRNFSAFSSYDNRFGVGVGLMTRF from the coding sequence ATGACTAAAATTAAATATATTATTATCTTATTATTATTTACTTTAAATTCAATTTTTGGTCAATCAGAGGAAGGAAATATAGACAATTTACCAGTGCATGAATATACCATTACTTTAAAAGAAGAATTGGTTAGTAAAGCTGGAAAACAGGTAAAAGGAATGACAGTTAACGGTACAATACCTGGGCCAACTTTAGAGTTTACAGAAGGTGAATATGCTGTGATTTACGTTAAAAATGAAATGAGTGTAGAAACTTCTGTACATTGGCACGGGTTGCTATTACCTAATTTTTACGATGGAGTTCCTTATTTAAATACTCCTCCCATAGAAGCAGGTCAGACACAAAAATATGAGTTTCCAATTAAACAATCTGGTACATATTGGTATCATTCGCATACCATGTTACAAGAACAAAGTGGTGTTTATGGATCCATTGTCATTAAACCTAAAACCAAAATTTTAAACTATGATAAAGATTTGGTTTTAGTTTTATCTGATTGGACAAATGAAAAGCCAATGAATGTTTTGAGAAACTTAAAACGAGGTAACGAATGGTATAACATCAAAAAAGGGACTGCTACTCCATTAAATCAAGTAATTGCACGTGGAGGTTTTAGTGCTCAATTAAATTTTTGGAGACAAAGAATGGAAAGTGCTGATATTGCAGATGTTTATTATCCAGCATTTTTAATTAATGGTAAGCAAAGTATTGAATATCCAGAATTTAAACCAGGTGAAAAAGTACGATTGAGAATTATTGACGGTTCAGCCTCAACATCTTTTTGGATGACTTTTGGAGGTGAAACACCACTTTTAGTTGCTGCTGATGGTAATGATGTTGTGCCAGTTAAAAAGAATAAAACATTTATTGCAGTTGCAGAAACCTATGATTTTATTGTAATTATTCCAGAAAGTGGGAAAATTGAATATAAAATCACTGCACAAGATGGTTCTGGAACTGCAACAGCATATTTAGGTAAGGGAACTGTTTTACCAGCAACGGAAATTCCAAAACCAGATAAAATTGGCATGATGAAAAAAATGTCTAAAATGAAAATGAAAATGGGTGCGCATGCCTTAAAATTCCAACCCAACAAGGACGAGCGTTTTGAAATGAAAGACGAGTACGGAATGCACATGGAAGGAATGTCTGGAATGAATATGGATAAAATGGAAGGAATGAAAATGGACAACATGAAATCCAAAGATTCTATGAATATGAATCATTCTAAAATGGACGGAATGAAAATGGAAAATGACGATAAAATGCAAGGAATGGATATGTATGCAGAATATAATTACGATTACTTAAAATCTCCAGAAAAAACAAATTACGATAAAAATGTTCCTGTAAAAGAAGTATTGTTGAATCTTACCGGAAATATGAATAGATACATTTGGAGTTTAAATGGTGTACCTTTATCTGAAGCAGATAAAATCAAAATAAGTAGTAAAGAAGTCACGCGTATCACTTTTAATAATCTTACGATGATGCACCATCCTATGCATTTACATGGTCATTTTTTTAGAGTTATTAATGAAAATGGTGATTATTCTCCCTTAAAACATACCGTTAATGTTCCACCAATGCAAAAGGTGGTCATTGAATTTTATGGAAATAATGGTGATGAGTATGGCGATTGGTTTTTTCATTGTCATATACTTTATCACATGATGGGTGGAATGGCACGAATAGTTTCTTATGATACACCTAGAAATCCAAAAATGAAGGAATACCCAGAACAAAAATTAATTAACGAAACAAATAAATGGTATTCCTGGGGAATGATTAATGCAGCATCCCATACAACTGGATTTAATTTAATGACATCAAATTTAAGAAATCAATTTAATGCTTCACTTGAATATGGTTGGAATAAAAATTTAGAAACTGAATTTACTTATGAACGTTACCTACACGATTATTTAAGAGTTTTTGGAGGTGTTAACATCGAAAATGAAAATGAAAAAAGTTTAGACCAATTTAAAACAACTGCTGTTGCTGGTATAAGGTTTTTAACTCCTTACTTATTTAGTTTGGACGCTAGGATTGACAATGAATTGAGACCTAGATTTTCTTTAGGAAGAAGTATAATGATTTTTCCTAAATTGTCTATTTTCGGATATTATGAATACCAATTAGATTTAGGAATTGTAAATAATCTTCCATCAAATAGAAACTATAGTTCTGAAACAGTATGGAGTGCAGGTGCATCATACATACTATCAAGAAATTTTTCAGCATTTAGTAGTTATGATAATCGATTCGGTGTAGGTGTTGGGCTAATGACTAGGTTTTAA
- a CDS encoding DUF305 domain-containing protein, translating into MEHTTQHSKKNPYPKFAIIIAVSFVIMYLVMFLNVAEFDHIFNSITRVYMTTLMVSSMAISMLLFMWKMYPNKKLNYSIIVFSTITFLGTLLLLRTQTPISDIQWMKAMIPHHSSAIMTSSNASFKDPEVQKLANDIIEAQEKEIKQMKEMINRLENK; encoded by the coding sequence ATGGAACACACTACACAACATTCAAAGAAAAATCCCTATCCGAAATTTGCTATTATAATAGCAGTATCTTTTGTAATTATGTATTTAGTAATGTTTTTAAACGTTGCCGAATTCGATCATATTTTCAACAGTATTACTAGAGTTTACATGACAACATTAATGGTGTCTTCAATGGCAATTAGTATGCTATTATTCATGTGGAAAATGTATCCCAATAAAAAACTAAACTACAGTATTATAGTCTTTTCTACAATCACTTTTTTAGGAACTTTATTACTATTAAGAACTCAAACTCCAATAAGTGATATTCAATGGATGAAAGCGATGATTCCACATCATTCCTCAGCCATTATGACTAGTAGTAATGCAAGTTTTAAAGATCCTGAGGTACAAAAATTGGCAAATGACATAATTGAAGCACAAGAAAAAGAAATCAAACAAATGAAAGAAATGATTAACCGTCTAGAAAATAAATAA
- a CDS encoding helix-turn-helix domain-containing protein yields MKLHIKNMVCKRCILVVKSELEKLGLNYLSVELGEVTFQNEISQKDKIGISKHLEELGFEILNDTNSKTIEKIKSSLIDLIQNKNNNTKDNFSNYLKEKLHQDYSKLSNLFSQIEGISIEKYFINLKIEKVKELIFYDELSLSEIAYSLNYSSVSHLSHQFKKVTGFSPTYFKKLKENKRKEIDLL; encoded by the coding sequence ATGAAATTACACATCAAAAATATGGTATGTAAGCGATGTATTTTAGTAGTTAAGTCTGAGTTAGAAAAACTTGGGCTTAACTATCTATCCGTTGAGTTAGGTGAAGTAACCTTTCAAAACGAAATATCTCAAAAAGATAAAATAGGTATATCTAAACATCTTGAAGAACTTGGGTTCGAAATTTTGAACGATACAAATAGCAAAACAATAGAAAAAATTAAAAGTAGTCTCATTGATTTAATTCAAAATAAAAACAACAACACAAAGGATAATTTTTCCAATTATCTGAAAGAAAAACTACATCAAGATTATAGTAAGTTAAGCAACTTATTTTCTCAAATTGAAGGAATTAGTATTGAAAAATATTTTATCAATTTAAAAATCGAAAAAGTAAAAGAATTAATATTTTATGATGAATTATCATTATCTGAAATAGCCTATTCATTAAATTACAGTAGTGTTTCGCATTTAAGTCATCAATTTAAAAAAGTTACAGGTTTTAGCCCCACCTATTTCAAAAAATTAAAAGAAAATAAACGTAAAGAAATAGATCTATTATAA
- a CDS encoding RteC domain-containing protein, which translates to MSEFFSEFEKEYQNIKTTNSDSIVIAHKVTELIERRSKELFKWLKKHKFSSPEEEIYFFKDLKPIFISKLIYYKTVLSIETNLPTSKKNKIKFYEEALNLIQENTNKNRKFYEYYRARASHKDNIYFLRNCDANILKRDCSLINYDVKLCTTHDYNMAVMIANDILTTYLENKIEQLENNCSTVHPSVQQTVNWTGTKIDLVELIYALHHSKKINNGSTDIKELALFFGKIFNQDIEENIYRFYIDIKNRKTGRPKFINQLAEVLEKHILEDENENK; encoded by the coding sequence TTGTCTGAATTTTTTAGTGAATTTGAAAAGGAATATCAAAACATTAAAACTACAAATTCAGACAGTATTGTCATTGCACATAAAGTCACTGAATTAATCGAAAGGAGAAGTAAGGAACTATTCAAATGGCTAAAAAAACATAAATTTAGTTCTCCAGAAGAAGAAATATATTTTTTTAAAGATTTGAAACCTATATTTATATCCAAGCTTATCTATTACAAAACAGTTTTAAGTATAGAAACAAACTTACCAACATCAAAAAAGAATAAGATTAAATTTTATGAAGAAGCTTTAAATTTAATACAAGAAAACACCAATAAGAATAGAAAGTTCTATGAATACTATAGAGCAAGAGCTTCACATAAAGACAATATATATTTCTTGAGAAATTGTGATGCTAATATTTTAAAAAGAGATTGTTCTTTGATCAATTACGATGTAAAATTATGTACTACGCATGATTACAACATGGCTGTAATGATTGCCAACGATATATTAACCACTTATCTAGAAAATAAAATAGAACAATTAGAAAATAATTGCTCAACTGTTCACCCATCCGTACAACAAACAGTTAATTGGACTGGTACTAAAATTGATTTAGTCGAACTCATTTATGCCTTACACCATTCCAAAAAAATTAACAACGGCAGCACTGATATAAAGGAATTAGCTTTATTCTTTGGTAAAATTTTCAATCAAGATATTGAAGAAAATATTTATCGTTTTTACATTGACATCAAAAACAGAAAAACAGGTCGTCCCAAGTTCATCAATCAACTTGCAGAAGTTTTAGAAAAGCATATATTAGAAGATGAAAAT